From the Pelecanus crispus isolate bPelCri1 chromosome 29, bPelCri1.pri, whole genome shotgun sequence genome, the window CTTTCCAAACTgattccctttctccctccccgcTGGCATCTCATGTCAGGACTACGAGTGTCCTCCTGAGGTTGAGGGCGCTTGTTGcgcctttgccagaggggagGACAAGCCTTGcgtccccagcagcagccgaCCCCCTCTGCTCCGGCCGTGTCCCCAAGGCGTGACGGTGCTCCTCAGGGCTGAGCACCCTCAGTGCGTGGGTCGTGGGGCGACGCATCCACGGTGACGGTCAGCCCCAGATCGACCCTGGAGGGACAGCGGTTTCTGTCTGATCGCCACCATGTGATGCCGGGGGTGGGGGATCAACTGTtgctgctatttatttttttgtcctaGAATtggttatcatagaatcacggaaCGCTttggtgggaagggacctttagagcccacccagcccagcccctgcagtgacagggacagcttgaaCCAGAGCAGGGGGCTCAgaccccgtccaacctggcctgggatggttccggggatggggcctccaccgcctctgggcaacctgtgccagtgcctcatcatcctcattataaaaaatgtcttccttatatccagtctaaatctgttcttcaggttaaatccattactcctggtcctgtcacaacaggccttgctaaaaccttgcccccacccttcctgcagcccctctcagcactgccaggccgcactcaggcctccccgcagccccctcctctccaggctgagcacccccagctcccccagcctggccccgcagcagaggggctccggccctcggggcatttctgtggcctcccctggccccgctccagcagctccgtgtccttgtgctgagggccccgagatgggcgcagggctgcaggggggtctgcccagagcggggcagaggggcagaatcccctccctcgccccgctgcccacgctgctggggatgcagcccaggatggggttggctttctgggctgccagcgcacattgctggctcatgtccagcttttcaccccccagcacccccaagtccttctccgcagggctgctctccatcccttcatcccccagcctgtgctgataccgggggttgccccgtcccaggtgcaggaccttgcccttggccttgttgaacctcatgagggtcacaccggcccccctctccagcttgtccaggtccctctggatgacatctcatccttctggtgtgtcagccgcaccactcagcttggtgtcatctgcaaacttgctgagggtgcactcgatcccactgtctatatCATTGATGAAgtatcctggttttggctgggacagagttaatttttttcctagcagcaggcatagtgctgtggtttggatttagtaggagaagaatgttgataacacgctgatggtttagttgttgcttagtactgcttatgctagccaaggacttttcagcttcccatgctctgccaggtacacaagaaactgggagggggcacagccagaatagttgatccaaactgccccaagggccattccataccatacggtgtcatgggcagtatagaaactgggggggttggccggggagcagcgatcgctgctgggaactgtctgggtatcggttgtcaggtggtgagcaattgcattgtgcatcacttgctttggatattattgttgttgttgttgttgttgttattattttgttattattatcattactattttactttatttcaattattaaactgttcttatctcaacccaggagtgtttctcactcttactcctccgattctctccccatcccatcggggtagggggagtgagcgagaggctgcgtggtgctgagctgctggctggggctaaaccatgacatgaagatgttaaacagcactggtcgCAGtgcagacccctgagggactctgtttgtcaccggtctccatgtggacattgagccattgaccacgaccctctggatgccaccatccagccaattccttatccaccaaacagtccacccatcaaacccatatctccccagtttggagagaaggatgttgtgggggcctgtgtcgaaggctttacagcagtccagatagatgacatccgtcgcttttcccttgtccactgatgcagtcgctccttcatagaaagccactggcTTGGCCAGGCAGGccctgcccttggtgaagccgtgctggctgtctggaatcacctccctgtcctccatgtgcttgagcacagcttctaggaggatctgctccatgatcttcccaggcacagaggtgaggctgacaggttcccagggtcctcctttcgtccctttttaaaaatgggcacaacattccccttcctccagtccccagggacttcacctgactgccgtgacttttcaaatatcctggagagtggcttggcaactgcatcagccaattccctcaggactctggggtgcatctcatcaggtcccacagacttgtgaacattgaggttcctcaggtggtctcgaacctgatcttcccttacggtgggaggggctttacctcCCTTTTGTTCAGGCCCTGGAGCGAGAGCTCTGCTTCGCACCAGACCCCATGCTGGACCAACCCACGGCCGTGCCCCCTTCCAGCACTACCCACCGGGGACTCAGTGAAGCCACTGGCATCCCCATGCGACCCCACCATGCCACCCACGTGCGAGGTAGCCGGGTTTCACATCCTCCCTGCTGCACGTCATCCGCTTTCTGTTCCAGCCACAtcttccccttctgctcccaATGAGGAGGGAAGCAGGCCCTGAGCTGCCGTGCCGCCTTGTCTACATTGCTGCTCCCAGGAGGGATTTGCTCCTTGTCTGGGGGTTTCCTCAGTGCCTCCTTCTCCTCTACAGCCCCATGGCAACGGCAGTTTTGCTGGTTCATGTCCCCATCTCAATCCCTGAACATGAGAGGCTCGCACACATGGGGCTCAGCGTGTCCCTGGCCTGTGGGCTCAGACCCTGTCATGGGCAGAACCTGGAGCTCCAGTGCCAAAGGCCTCCAGCCCAGCCTCTGCACGGAGACTGTGCTGGGCCCTGCGGAGCACCccgccacccccaccccacctgtGCAAACCTTGTGCGCagacccccccacacacccagGAGGtgacaaagaaggaaagaggaaccAGGACAGGCACTGCTAGAGATTTCCTGAGCAGACCTGCAGTGTCACCAGTTACCAggcagacctgctgctgggagaACTGGTCTGGCTGAGAGCAAGATCCAGCTTtgctccccccccaccccagctaaTGGCTCtcaggggcagctgcagggtTCCCCTGCACCGCCCAGGGCAAACGcacgtgtgtgtgcgcgcaAGGAGCAATGCCTGTCAAATGAACAAGCCTCATCGCCTGTAGTTCACCTGCTCCCCCTCTGTGTCATCCCTTGGCCCCTAGCCCTGCGAGGGGGTCAGCCACGTGGCCTCACACCCATGGTGTGAACACTGGTGTCACAGAGCTCAACCACCCCCCGGGGCCTCCCTGGGCACTGGTGGACCCAGCGAGGACTCCTCTGCCCAGGGTCTGggccccagctgctgttggCTCTGCCCACACCTGGTTAACTGGGGAGCCACATgcccctgggctgctgctgcggtGCAGCAGGATGGGTCCGCCTGTCCCAGAGTCCCTTCCTGGCCTTGCCACGAGTGTGGCTATGTGCCGATGGGCTCTGAGATGCCCCCCCGGGAGCCTGCCCCATGGGACTGTTCCTTAGTGGTGCTAAGATCCCACCTACATCAGCTGGGAGAACCCAGGAGTCCTGGGGTCACCCTACCCCTTCCCTCAGCCCAAGAGCTGCAGCTAGATTCCTGgagccctgccccacacccaTGGGCCCGCTGCCCCATAGATCACCCAGACATCAAGGGGGGTGTAGAGCTGCAGTCACCTAGCACAGTGCAGAGAACGGACTCACAGTGAGGGTCGCACGGCAGGATCAACCCCAACCCACTTTATTGTGGTGACAAAGCGGCAGAGCAGGAGTGGAGGGTGCAGCACTGCACCGagggggagctgtggggcagggcacGCCTCCCCTCCCTTCAGGGGTCTGCAGGGGGGACCCCACatcagggctgggaggaggcaccATGTCCCTAGCTGGAGATGGccctggggccaggggctgtgggcagggcagagtactgggaccagtgcagaccccaggctctgcagcaaTTTCGGCTGGCAGCGGGTGAGCTGGTGCAGCCCCAGGTAAGAAGTAAGGGGGAGCAGCCAAGGGCCCAGTGGGGACGGGCCCCTGCTGGGTCTGGCTCTGGAGCCATCTCCAGCATGTCGGCGTGTGCTGAGCACGGGAGGAGGGGGTGCTGACAGGTGTGGCAGGGATACGGGGCACTGGAGGGAGCCGCTCCCGCCAGGCTGAGGCGAGGCAAGGCTGAGGGTGCAGCGGGTCCGGtccaggggaggcagggagccctgggctctgccccctcacaaGAGGCCCCGCTGGTTGCGGGCACTGTTCATCTTCATGGCCTTGATGATGAGGACGGTGCCCACGACGATGCCGACGATGCCCACGGCCAGGCCCAGGGCGCACACCAGGGTCTCGGTGCTCTCGGAGGCGGggaggggcagctggggctctgTGGAGGGGTGAGGGTGGGTGAGGACGGGGCACCGAGCCCCCCTTGCTACCTGCAAGGGGAGGGCACCCAGgcgcccgcgccccggcccAACAGCCCCCGTCCTCACCCCAGTGCTTCAGCAGGGCATTGGGCAGCCCCCCGTGCTCCACGCGGCAGTCGTAGAAGTCCCCCCGAGCGGGGATGAAGGGCAGGTAGGAGAACTTGCGGAAGCTGTTGTCGTCCCGTGGGTAGAAAATGGTCTCGAGGACGCCATCCGTCACCTCCTGCCCGTTCCTGAGCCACGTGATGGAGAGCACGGATGGCCAGAACTTGTCCGCGTAGCAGATGAGGACGTTGGGGTCCCCCAGCTCCACGGGGCCCTCGGAGAACACCGTCACCTCGGGTGGTGCTGGGGCCAagcgggaggagggaggagtCAGTGCCGCCTGGAGCCTGGGCTCAGCCAAGGCCCCACGGCGCCCGCGGCTGCTTAGAAAAGGCCCCGTCGTGCCTCACTGCCCAGCCAGGGACACCccgcagcccagcctggggctgtgccCGCGTCTCCCCGTGCTCCAGGGCAGCAGGGCGCCGTGCACCCCGCTGCCGGCTGGGCCGCAGGGTGTGGGAGCGACGGCGCTGGCAGGGTCCCGGGGGTGAGAGCACTGGCCGTGCCACGACCGGGTCGTTACCAAAAGGCGTCTGGGAGACGTTGGAGAGCTTCGCCAGGGAGTTCAGCCATGACTTGCCCACGATGCTGTTCTGCAGCGCTCCCTGTGCCTCGAAGGTGGCGAAGTTGCCGAACTCGGGCAGGCGCCAGATCGTCTCCTGCTTCTGCAGGTCCACGTGGAAGATCTCGTCCCCGTCGAAATCAAACATGAACTGGCCGTCCTCCGGCTGCAATGGCTCAACCCGCTGCTGGAACTCAGCTTGGCGGATCGTGTGCCCCACTGCCAGGAGATGGGCATGAGGGACGGCAACGCCCGCCGCCATGGGGCTGCCCCACCATCTTCTCGTCACCCGCCGGGGCTCTCACCAGGGACACCGCGAGGGGCCAGGGAGGCACCGGTGGGGACGAGAGCCCACCCTGAGCCTCTCGCCACCACCGCAAGCTCATGGGCCCGGgaggcaggcagcccctgcgcaagggagcccccggccccccatcTTTGCCCCATCTCCAGCAGTGTCCTCCCGGGGCGGCTTGCCCTCCTGCGGCGGGAGCCAGCGATGATCTAGCCAGGCTGTGGGGCCCTGGCCTGCTCCCAGACTCGCTGAgggtgggctgggctgggctgcgctgcgctgggctgggctggggtgggctgggcgggggggtcccagggccccGGGGCAGCAGCGCTCCTGCCCCACACCTCAACCTCCCCTTCAGCCAGGCCATTGGAGCTCTTGCAAAGTGCCGCTGCTGGTcactgggtgctgcagggaccTGACCCACAGAGCCAGGGCACGGGGTGggtggcagggggacagggggacctGGGGAGGGGTCTGccctcctccagcctgccctCCTGGGGTGTGCCTGGCCCCCCACACACAGGGGTTACCCACAGCCAGGGAGGGACGGAGCTCCCCGGGCCCTGGGCAGTGCCTGGTCCTGCCCTGGTACCACACaccccccatgggtgcagggcaccccaCGGCCCACCTCGGCACCCCACggcccccctctgcccccggACCCACCACCCCACGGCCCCGGGGCCCTCACGCACCTTTCACGGCCCCCGCGCCCTGCAGGgtcagcacagccagcagcgCCAGCGGGACGCCCCGTCCTCCGGCCATCGCCTCTCCTGGCaccgggcagcgccggcgggaCCAGGCGAGGGGCAGGCGTTGCTCTTGGGCCGGGGAGCTGTGTGGTGGGGGCCCCGTGCCCGGGGAACAGGGTCCCCCAGATGCTCAGCCAATAGGAGGGAGCCCTGACGCTGACTCATCTGTTCCCAGGCAGACGAGCAGCGCCGAGCACCCAGCAGAGCAGACAGACGGATGGGCGCCCAGACAGGGTCCCACAGGGGTGCACTCTTGAACTTGGGGCACgcacagccctggggagggcTCTGGGGAGGTTGGAGgtgggggctgccggggctggggtgccccaGTGCTGGTGGGGGCCAGCAGCCTCCTCCCTGGGGtcactgctgcagcacaggacaAGTGTCAGAGGGAGCCCTGCGGGGCCCGGCTCTGCCTGGTGACGGGTGATGCTGCCCAGCCTCGCCGCTCACTGGTCCTCGCTGGGACTCCCCGTCCCGGCACTGGGCAGCGCTGGGTGATAGCCCGCACTGGCAGAGTGCGGCTTGCTCAGGGCTCCCAGCACCTTTCCAGCCTCTGCTGCGAGCAGCGATGGGGACCGGTCgcgtgctgggagctggggccgTGCTGGTGGCACTGTTGGTGCTGGGAGCCGACCTGGCTTGTGGCGGGGACACCTCAGGTGAGCTCAGCCCCACGGCACGGGGAGGTGCTGGgcgctgggtgctgggagggggatCAGGCCCTACACAGAGATCGGGGTGGAGCTCGGTGCTGGGAGATGCTATGGCAAATGAGTCGGGTAGGGAGGTGAGTGgaaaaggggggtggggtggcGTGGAGGGGTCGTCCCATGGCatcctccccccctcccccagctctTGGGCACTGGAGTAGTTccctggggcactgggggtgggtggggtggggaagctgcagcaggagccctgACCTCCCCATGTCTGCACGAGCAGGGTATGCACAGTACCAGTTCAAGGGTGACTGTTACTTCACCAACGGCACCGAGCGGGTGAGGCTTGTGAAAAGGCGCATCTACAACCGGCAGCAGTTCATGCACTTCGACAGCGATGTGGGGCACTATGTGGCCGACGTGCCCTGGGGTGAGGCCGATGCCAAGTACTTTAACAGCCAGCCGGACATACTGGAGCAGGACAAGGCTGAGGTGGACACGGTTTGCCGGCACAACTATGGGGTGTCGACCCCTTTCGCCGTGGAGAGGAGAGGTGAGTGCGTGGCAGAACATTTCCCCGGGGGACGGGCACAAGCCAAGCCGCCGGGCTCGCCGGAGGGGAGAGCGTGTCCGTGCGGAGCTTGGGCagggccccgggcagccccgagCAAAGCCCCTGCGCCCTTCGGCGAGGACGCGAGACCCTTGCACCCTCCCCGGGCACGCCCTGCGTGGGGACCGCGGGGACAGCGCTGGGCCAGGCCGGGCGGCCCCTGTGCTCTCCCAGCCCCTTGCCAGCTCTCTCCCACTCTCCCCCAGTTCAGCCCCAGGCGAGGGTCTT encodes:
- the LOC142596270 gene encoding HLA class II histocompatibility antigen, DR alpha chain-like — translated: MAGGRGVPLALLAVLTLQGAGAVKVGHTIRQAEFQQRVEPLQPEDGQFMFDFDGDEIFHVDLQKQETIWRLPEFGNFATFEAQGALQNSIVGKSWLNSLAKLSNVSQTPFAPPEVTVFSEGPVELGDPNVLICYADKFWPSVLSITWLRNGQEVTDGVLETIFYPRDDNSFRKFSYLPFIPARGDFYDCRVEHGGLPNALLKHWEPQLPLPASESTETLVCALGLAVGIVGIVVGTVLIIKAMKMNSARNQRGLL